From a region of the Salinispira pacifica genome:
- a CDS encoding SPOR domain-containing protein: protein MQENMFSDLQAFFRTITHGVEEIQTQGDNSDLQMGLQFTAALLNRLERVEDRSARFIISAENRGAALMVMELRLQQYLLMNNLHEAAILSDELTRFFPGGGFLLRAAEIYMALGDTSSARSRLQTYLQQSSPGGEDYDRSSYLLSRVLIDEGSSDRAMELLYRTYSARLTQEQRLNRWNRYGIQNLVILRNLLSAEERADSLSPDQTTFFRRLRSDLRQYDEANGGKAVPNPGLETFPGPRVLSTAKARIPQYREEYLENAGNVQLGGQSDISPAPEEPGTSPDSTESTNTPDTQSPSSQFGNDTDRENSGLRDTKVVADPSMPLIQLGVFSRRENAAAFSERLEEREYPVFLSYDSNRNLYRVLLDSTDAYFRGSENYGNPRRLLLQLKEEGIEGFVVAE from the coding sequence ATGCAGGAAAACATGTTCTCCGATCTTCAGGCCTTTTTCCGCACTATCACCCATGGTGTAGAAGAGATCCAGACTCAGGGTGATAACTCAGATCTTCAGATGGGATTGCAATTCACTGCGGCCCTTCTGAACAGGCTTGAAAGAGTAGAAGACCGAAGCGCCCGTTTTATCATTTCTGCTGAGAATCGGGGTGCTGCACTGATGGTCATGGAACTCCGACTGCAGCAGTACCTGCTCATGAACAATCTTCATGAGGCAGCAATTTTATCGGACGAACTAACCCGGTTTTTTCCAGGGGGTGGCTTTCTTCTCCGGGCTGCTGAGATATATATGGCCCTGGGTGACACATCATCCGCACGCAGCAGGCTCCAGACCTACCTTCAGCAGTCTTCGCCCGGCGGGGAAGATTATGACAGAAGCAGCTACTTACTCTCCAGAGTGTTGATTGATGAAGGTTCATCCGACAGGGCTATGGAACTTCTGTACCGGACCTACTCAGCCCGGCTCACCCAGGAACAACGGCTCAATAGATGGAACAGATACGGCATTCAGAATCTGGTTATTTTACGAAATCTTCTGAGCGCAGAGGAGCGGGCCGACAGCCTTTCACCCGATCAAACCACGTTTTTCCGTCGGCTGAGAAGCGATCTTCGGCAATATGACGAAGCAAACGGAGGAAAGGCTGTGCCCAACCCCGGCCTTGAAACTTTTCCCGGTCCCCGTGTGCTCAGTACTGCCAAGGCTCGTATCCCCCAATACCGGGAAGAGTACCTTGAGAATGCCGGCAATGTTCAGCTTGGCGGGCAGTCCGACATTTCTCCGGCTCCTGAAGAACCGGGAACATCCCCGGATTCGACGGAATCAACGAACACGCCGGATACACAATCTCCGTCTTCACAGTTCGGGAATGATACGGACAGGGAAAACTCCGGCCTCCGTGATACAAAAGTGGTTGCCGATCCTTCAATGCCCCTCATTCAGCTGGGCGTATTTTCCCGCCGGGAAAATGCCGCAGCTTTCAGCGAACGCCTTGAGGAGCGGGAGTATCCGGTTTTTCTCAGCTATGATTCCAACAGGAATCTGTATCGGGTGCTTCTTGACAGTACCGACGCATACTTCAGGGGCAGCGAAAATTACGGGAACCCCCGGCGACTGCTTCTTCAGCTTAAGGAAGAAGGTATAGAAGGGTTTGTGGTGGCGGAATAG